The Terriglobus tenax genome contains a region encoding:
- the fdhF gene encoding formate dehydrogenase subunit alpha, whose amino-acid sequence MPEFSKDEAAMDVVPPKRVDEFVPNTKVTILLNGKAADAYEGELLVESLTRVDKDIIPHICYHSHLMGPIQSCDTCIIEVDGKLVRACGTRATENLQVTTTSKRAADARAEAFDVILGNHMLYCTVCDNNNENCRVHNTTMMLKVEHQKHEFTPKPYEVDMSNPFYRYDPGQCILCGQCVQACQTVQVNETLSIGWELDRPRVLWDGGMQIGGSSCVSCGHCVTVCPCNALMEKSMLGEAGLMSAIPKPSLDKMIDLVKAIEPELGYGAILKVSETEAKMRETRIEKTKTVCTYCAVGCSYDVWTKERKILKIVPMHGDANQISTCVKGKFGWDFVNSKDRLQKPLIRTENGFREAEWEEALALITEKFTTIRRQHGADSIGIIVSSKTTNEDGYLMQKFARSVIGTNNIDNCSRYCQSPATQGLFRTVGYAGDSGSIEDIAKAGLVLIVGSNTAEAHPVLATRIKRAHKLFGQRLIVADPRTHEMAQRADLHFRPRPGTDLVWLSAMSRYMFDHGHADSAFISQWVNNEGDFRKSLEPFTMEYASQVCGVSIETLEQLAIEIAMADTMCILWAMGITQHTCASDSSTAISNLLLTTGNYMKPGCGAYPLRGHNNVQGAGDIGASPDKYPGYQAVEDVAIREKFEAAWGTPLSAKNGLNNHGMLQGAYDGTFRAMYLAGEDMISADSNANWVAGAFEHLEFFVVQDIFFSETCRYADVILPGAPALEKDGTFTNTERRIQRLYKALPELGESLADWKITQTIANRMGAEWNYKHPSEIMDELASVSPIHAGVSYERLEGYNTLQWPVAPDGTDQPILYLNGFPFPDGKARFYPVDFHEPDESPNEEFDLFLNNGRQLEHFHEGNMTYRVDGIRHESPERYIEISEELAQERGIQSGSWLRVTSRHGTLKIKALVTSRVHGKQVYIPLFSREGPVNILTGSHADTPTHTPAYKETAVKIRLLSENGENPLKSLNFRYSGKPTPQPGVEIERKWKRPDYRFPGETTLVQITAAKN is encoded by the coding sequence ATGCCCGAGTTTTCTAAGGACGAAGCCGCCATGGATGTCGTACCTCCAAAGCGCGTTGACGAGTTTGTTCCGAACACTAAGGTAACGATCCTTCTGAACGGTAAAGCTGCAGATGCCTATGAAGGAGAGCTCCTTGTCGAATCGTTGACGCGCGTCGATAAAGACATCATTCCGCACATCTGCTACCACTCTCATCTGATGGGGCCGATCCAGAGTTGCGATACCTGCATCATTGAAGTGGATGGAAAACTGGTGAGAGCCTGTGGCACCAGGGCAACAGAAAACCTCCAAGTCACGACCACGTCCAAGCGCGCTGCCGATGCCCGCGCTGAAGCCTTTGATGTGATCCTTGGCAACCACATGTTGTACTGCACCGTCTGCGACAACAATAACGAAAACTGCCGCGTTCACAACACGACGATGATGCTGAAGGTAGAGCATCAAAAGCACGAGTTCACCCCGAAGCCGTATGAGGTGGACATGTCGAACCCGTTTTACCGTTACGATCCTGGTCAGTGCATCCTTTGCGGACAGTGTGTGCAGGCCTGCCAGACGGTACAAGTGAACGAAACGCTATCGATTGGCTGGGAGCTCGACCGTCCGCGTGTTCTTTGGGATGGAGGCATGCAGATTGGTGGCTCAAGCTGCGTATCCTGCGGACACTGCGTGACCGTATGCCCGTGCAACGCCCTGATGGAAAAGTCGATGCTCGGAGAGGCAGGTCTGATGAGCGCTATTCCGAAACCATCGCTCGATAAGATGATTGACCTCGTCAAAGCCATTGAGCCGGAGCTTGGCTACGGAGCCATCCTGAAGGTGTCGGAGACAGAAGCCAAGATGCGCGAGACGCGCATTGAAAAGACAAAGACTGTATGTACCTATTGCGCGGTTGGATGCAGTTACGACGTCTGGACCAAGGAACGGAAGATCCTCAAGATTGTGCCGATGCACGGCGACGCAAACCAGATCTCAACCTGCGTGAAGGGAAAGTTCGGCTGGGATTTTGTGAACAGCAAAGATCGCCTGCAGAAGCCGCTGATTCGGACGGAAAATGGGTTCCGTGAAGCGGAGTGGGAAGAGGCACTTGCGCTCATCACAGAAAAATTCACGACGATCCGGCGGCAACATGGCGCTGATTCGATCGGCATTATCGTCTCTTCCAAGACCACCAATGAAGATGGTTATCTGATGCAGAAGTTTGCACGGTCGGTCATCGGAACCAACAATATCGACAATTGTTCCCGCTATTGCCAAAGCCCTGCAACGCAGGGGTTGTTCCGCACCGTCGGCTATGCGGGAGATTCGGGATCGATTGAAGATATCGCAAAGGCAGGACTTGTCCTGATCGTTGGCAGCAATACGGCGGAAGCACACCCTGTACTTGCCACTCGGATCAAGCGAGCGCATAAGCTCTTTGGTCAGCGTCTCATCGTGGCTGACCCTCGCACGCACGAGATGGCACAGCGCGCCGACCTTCACTTCCGCCCGCGTCCCGGTACAGACCTCGTCTGGCTCTCGGCCATGAGCCGTTACATGTTTGATCACGGTCACGCAGATAGTGCGTTCATCTCGCAATGGGTTAACAACGAAGGGGACTTTCGCAAGAGCCTTGAACCGTTCACGATGGAATATGCTTCGCAGGTCTGTGGCGTTTCCATCGAGACGCTGGAGCAGTTAGCGATAGAGATTGCTATGGCTGACACCATGTGCATTCTATGGGCCATGGGCATCACACAGCATACCTGCGCTTCTGACAGTTCTACAGCTATTTCCAACCTGCTTCTTACAACAGGCAACTACATGAAGCCCGGTTGTGGTGCGTATCCTTTGCGCGGACATAACAACGTTCAGGGGGCGGGCGATATCGGAGCCTCGCCCGACAAGTATCCCGGCTATCAGGCCGTGGAAGACGTTGCGATCCGCGAAAAGTTCGAAGCGGCCTGGGGAACGCCTCTTTCAGCGAAGAACGGACTCAACAACCACGGCATGTTGCAAGGCGCGTATGACGGAACCTTCCGTGCCATGTACCTTGCTGGCGAAGACATGATCTCGGCTGACTCTAATGCCAATTGGGTTGCAGGAGCGTTTGAGCATCTTGAGTTCTTTGTTGTCCAGGACATCTTCTTCTCTGAAACCTGCCGCTATGCTGACGTGATTTTACCGGGCGCGCCGGCGCTTGAAAAAGACGGCACCTTCACGAATACGGAACGTCGTATTCAGCGTTTGTATAAGGCGCTTCCGGAATTGGGCGAATCGCTTGCCGACTGGAAGATCACGCAAACAATTGCGAACCGCATGGGAGCTGAATGGAACTATAAGCACCCTTCGGAGATCATGGACGAACTGGCCTCTGTTAGCCCCATTCATGCCGGCGTAAGCTACGAACGCCTGGAGGGCTACAACACGTTGCAGTGGCCGGTAGCGCCGGACGGGACAGACCAGCCAATCCTGTATTTGAATGGATTCCCGTTCCCGGATGGAAAGGCGCGTTTCTATCCGGTCGATTTCCATGAGCCCGATGAATCTCCGAACGAGGAGTTCGATCTCTTTCTCAACAACGGACGCCAGCTTGAACACTTCCACGAGGGCAATATGACCTACCGGGTCGATGGCATTCGGCATGAGAGCCCGGAGCGGTATATCGAAATCTCGGAAGAGTTGGCGCAGGAACGCGGCATTCAATCCGGCAGTTGGCTGCGCGTGACCAGCCGTCACGGGACGCTCAAGATCAAAGCGCTTGTTACCTCGCGTGTACACGGCAAGCAGGTATACATTCCACTGTTCTCACGGGAGGGGCCGGTGAATATCCTCACCGGGTCACACGCTGACACTCCTACTCATACGCCGGCGTACAAAGAGACCGCGGTAAAGATCAGGCTGTTGTCAGAAAACGGAGAGAATCCTCTCAAGTCGTTGAACTTCCGTTACTCCGGCAAGCCAACGCCCCAGCCAGGCGTTGAGATAGAACGCAAATGGAAACGGCCCGACTACCGCTTTCCTG
- a CDS encoding alpha/beta fold hydrolase: MSLSATATTKAPTQLLSKDGYTYAYRYFGSSAGVPLVCFQHFTGTLDLWDPLVFDALSRNRPVLLFANPGVGRSEGVPPQTVEEMARHAMVLLDELKLTQVDILGFSLGGFLAQCIALARPSLVRRLILAGTGPEGGEGTSMGRPDLLNIFFDQAMSMPQKLKRIFFSQSAAGQAAADAYLARVAVRSEDHDTAASAEAAVHQLKAMAIWENTKRAGFSDLYRIAQPVLVLNGNNDIMIPTPNSFTLNAHLPNATLVIYPDSGHGAIYQHPQTFIAHVEEFLGRQ, translated from the coding sequence ATGTCATTAAGTGCAACCGCTACAACCAAGGCTCCCACGCAACTGTTGTCAAAAGACGGCTACACCTACGCATACCGCTACTTCGGTTCGTCTGCGGGAGTGCCATTGGTGTGCTTCCAGCACTTCACCGGAACGCTCGATCTTTGGGATCCACTTGTCTTCGATGCGTTATCCAGGAATCGTCCGGTTCTGCTGTTCGCGAATCCCGGAGTTGGACGCTCTGAAGGTGTTCCTCCTCAGACCGTCGAAGAGATGGCGCGACACGCCATGGTTCTGTTGGACGAGTTGAAGCTCACGCAGGTGGATATCCTCGGCTTCTCGCTCGGAGGATTTCTCGCACAGTGCATCGCGCTCGCGAGACCTTCTCTTGTACGCAGGTTGATCCTTGCCGGTACGGGCCCGGAAGGCGGAGAGGGAACAAGCATGGGGCGTCCTGACCTTCTGAACATCTTCTTTGACCAGGCTATGTCTATGCCTCAAAAGTTGAAGCGGATTTTCTTCTCACAGAGCGCAGCGGGGCAGGCCGCCGCAGACGCCTATCTCGCGCGTGTTGCGGTCCGAAGCGAAGACCACGATACGGCGGCTTCAGCCGAGGCGGCCGTCCACCAGTTGAAGGCAATGGCCATTTGGGAGAACACGAAAAGAGCCGGCTTTTCAGATCTCTATCGCATCGCGCAGCCGGTGCTTGTGCTGAACGGCAACAACGACATCATGATCCCGACGCCGAATTCCTTTACCTTGAATGCGCATCTTCCCAATGCCACGCTTGTCATCTATCCGGATTCCGGACATGGTGCGATCTATCAGCATCCACAAACGTTTATTGCGCATGTTGAAGAGTTTCTTGGACGGCAATAG
- a CDS encoding alcohol dehydrogenase catalytic domain-containing protein, translated as MKQTYKAVAVVAPGKMELVERTIPAPAKGQVLIRVEACGICHSDGGTVEVAFAGMELPRVPGHEVVGRVEALGEGVTQWSIGQRVGVGFIGGYDGTCPRCLRGDFVNCENPVISGVTTDGGYAEVMLAEANGIVSVPEDLEAAQASPLLCAGLTTFNALRNSGARAGDLVAILGLGGLGHLGVQFARKMGFETVAVGRGQNKATLAKELGAHHYIDSAEVNPVEALKKLGGASVILATAPNGKSIGSLMAGLVPGGKMLVVSVPSDPIPAQGYDLVFGTRSIEGSLTGKIIDGADTLRFSAMQNVLPMIETFSLEQAPEAYAKMMRGDVRFRAVLVMEQTQ; from the coding sequence ATGAAACAAACATATAAAGCTGTGGCCGTGGTAGCACCCGGCAAGATGGAACTTGTAGAGAGAACCATCCCGGCTCCGGCCAAAGGACAGGTTCTGATCCGCGTAGAAGCCTGTGGTATCTGTCATTCCGATGGTGGGACCGTGGAGGTGGCATTTGCAGGCATGGAGCTGCCACGTGTACCGGGGCATGAGGTTGTCGGAAGGGTGGAAGCGCTTGGTGAAGGTGTAACCCAGTGGTCTATCGGCCAACGCGTGGGAGTCGGTTTTATTGGCGGATACGACGGGACCTGCCCGCGTTGTCTGAGAGGCGATTTTGTTAATTGTGAAAACCCCGTCATCAGCGGTGTAACAACAGATGGTGGGTATGCGGAGGTGATGCTTGCTGAAGCCAACGGTATCGTCTCCGTTCCGGAAGATCTGGAGGCTGCGCAGGCTTCACCGCTGCTTTGCGCCGGGCTTACTACCTTCAACGCTTTGCGAAACTCCGGGGCGCGGGCAGGTGATCTCGTCGCGATCCTGGGACTTGGCGGTCTGGGGCATCTTGGTGTGCAGTTCGCGCGCAAGATGGGGTTTGAGACGGTTGCGGTTGGCCGTGGCCAAAACAAAGCAACTCTCGCCAAGGAGCTTGGTGCCCATCACTACATCGATTCCGCCGAGGTGAATCCGGTGGAAGCCTTAAAGAAGCTGGGAGGAGCCTCAGTCATTCTGGCAACCGCGCCGAATGGAAAGAGCATTGGAAGTCTGATGGCCGGGCTAGTACCCGGAGGCAAGATGCTCGTGGTCTCTGTGCCAAGTGATCCGATTCCGGCACAGGGATACGATCTCGTCTTCGGCACGCGGTCGATTGAAGGCTCCTTGACCGGGAAGATCATTGATGGCGCAGACACGCTGCGCTTCAGCGCGATGCAGAACGTTCTTCCCATGATTGAAACCTTCTCGTTAGAGCAGGCACCTGAAGCCTACGCGAAGATGATGCGCGGCGATGTGCGTTTTCGTGCCGTGCTGGTAATGGAACAAACACAGTAG
- a CDS encoding response regulator: MEGPNQIRILLADDHPMMRRGLVEEINAHNDMRVVAEASTGMEAISLYRQASPDVSLIDLRMPEIDGLETIRRIRAIDPNAKTVILTTSLADVQVLRAFQHGAFSYLLKSMLRAELIETLRTVAKGQKKVPGEVAVKLAEHALDQRLSEREIAVLQQASRGNSNKRIADVLRLSEHTVKTHFKNILQKLRAHDRTHAVAIAHRRGFFDVTEGL; encoded by the coding sequence ATGGAAGGTCCGAATCAGATTCGCATCCTGTTGGCTGATGATCACCCGATGATGCGGCGTGGATTGGTGGAAGAGATTAACGCGCATAACGATATGCGCGTTGTTGCAGAAGCCAGCACTGGCATGGAGGCCATCTCACTTTATCGCCAGGCATCTCCCGATGTTTCCCTGATTGATCTTCGTATGCCGGAGATTGATGGACTGGAGACAATTCGCCGTATTCGTGCGATAGATCCAAATGCCAAGACCGTCATTCTGACAACTTCCCTCGCGGATGTTCAGGTGCTTCGCGCCTTCCAACATGGCGCCTTCAGCTACCTGCTAAAGAGCATGCTGCGCGCCGAACTGATAGAGACACTCAGAACAGTGGCAAAGGGACAGAAGAAGGTTCCCGGAGAAGTAGCTGTAAAACTGGCCGAGCACGCACTGGACCAAAGGCTCTCCGAACGGGAAATAGCAGTCCTTCAACAAGCTTCGCGAGGAAACTCTAATAAGAGAATTGCGGATGTGCTGCGCCTCTCGGAACACACGGTGAAGACGCATTTCAAAAACATTCTTCAAAAGCTGCGCGCGCATGATAGGACGCATGCCGTCGCCATCGCACACCGGCGTGGCTTTTTTGATGTCACCGAAGGTCTGTAA
- a CDS encoding FAD-dependent oxidoreductase produces the protein MRDIFLGNKEAKVTNIPRFQPELAFPKLNEGMIDRIRRFGEIEYRTKGERLFSQGERDTDLFVVLSGSIELFATDQGGERLYPVHMEQGQFTGELDLLSSRSALLSAECGSDSLLIRVNREGLRMLMRSEADIANLIMQASMWRRLQFLGKTDGGVLVIGPSRHADVMQICRFLTQNSYPHRVVASESIESLQYRDKGEHPVVPTVILADRQPLKAPSLLTLAEALGLAEEPRQDIVYDLVVVGAGPSGLAAAVYGASEGLRTLVVEGIGPGGQAGTSSRIENYLGFPTGISGEELAYRAQVQAQKFGAKLTIARDAIGVRKRNNDLCITLTGGFEVCAHSIVIATGASYRKLDAENYAAFENRGIHYAATAMEANLCRGTAVAVIGGGNSAGQAAVFLAGITKHVHLIVRRDSLRDTMSEYLISRIRASDSITLHTCSEVTRLDGTHDLEDITLTNKNTQETRRILTRNLFVMIGADPNTAWLRDCVDLDRKGFVLTGGEHGFEPTRYATSMKGVYAVGDVRSDSVKRVASAVGEGSVVISDIHRFLAAEVPERDATAN, from the coding sequence ATGAGAGACATCTTCCTTGGGAACAAGGAAGCGAAGGTTACCAACATCCCGCGCTTCCAACCAGAACTCGCCTTTCCCAAACTGAACGAGGGGATGATCGACCGCATTCGCCGGTTTGGAGAGATCGAATACAGAACAAAGGGAGAACGGCTTTTTTCGCAGGGCGAAAGAGATACGGATCTTTTCGTTGTGCTGAGCGGCTCCATCGAACTCTTCGCAACCGATCAGGGTGGTGAACGGCTGTATCCCGTGCACATGGAGCAAGGACAGTTCACCGGCGAACTGGACCTGCTCAGTTCCCGTAGTGCGCTGCTCAGCGCGGAATGTGGCAGCGATAGTCTTCTGATTCGCGTCAATCGCGAAGGCCTGCGTATGCTGATGCGGTCCGAGGCGGACATCGCCAACCTGATCATGCAAGCCTCCATGTGGAGACGCCTGCAGTTTTTGGGAAAGACCGATGGGGGCGTGCTCGTCATCGGTCCATCACGCCATGCGGACGTCATGCAGATATGCCGCTTTCTGACACAAAACAGCTATCCGCACCGAGTTGTTGCCTCCGAATCAATTGAGAGCCTGCAATACCGCGATAAAGGCGAACACCCCGTGGTACCAACGGTCATTCTGGCCGACCGGCAGCCCCTCAAGGCGCCATCCTTGCTTACTTTGGCTGAGGCGTTGGGTCTTGCGGAAGAGCCACGGCAGGATATTGTGTACGACCTGGTCGTCGTTGGCGCGGGGCCTTCCGGTCTGGCGGCAGCGGTCTACGGTGCCTCAGAAGGGCTGCGAACCCTTGTAGTGGAAGGCATTGGTCCCGGTGGACAGGCGGGCACGAGCTCCCGCATTGAAAACTATCTCGGTTTCCCAACGGGTATTTCGGGAGAGGAGCTTGCGTACCGCGCCCAGGTACAGGCGCAGAAGTTTGGAGCCAAGCTGACCATTGCCCGCGACGCCATCGGAGTTCGCAAACGGAATAACGATCTCTGCATTACGCTGACCGGTGGGTTCGAGGTATGCGCTCACAGCATTGTCATTGCAACAGGCGCCAGCTATCGCAAACTGGACGCCGAGAACTACGCAGCCTTTGAAAACCGCGGCATCCACTATGCGGCCACGGCAATGGAAGCCAATCTATGCCGGGGGACGGCAGTGGCGGTCATTGGCGGCGGTAACTCTGCCGGCCAGGCTGCCGTATTTCTGGCAGGAATAACAAAACACGTTCATCTAATTGTGAGGCGTGATTCCCTGCGAGACACCATGTCGGAGTATCTGATCTCCCGCATTCGGGCTTCAGACTCCATCACGCTTCACACCTGCAGCGAGGTAACACGGCTTGATGGCACACACGACCTGGAAGACATCACGCTCACCAATAAAAACACCCAGGAAACAAGACGCATTCTTACGCGCAACCTTTTCGTGATGATCGGAGCAGATCCCAATACCGCATGGCTGCGCGACTGCGTTGATCTTGACCGTAAGGGGTTTGTACTCACGGGCGGAGAGCACGGGTTTGAGCCCACGCGGTATGCCACGAGTATGAAAGGCGTTTACGCGGTTGGCGATGTCCGTTCCGATTCCGTGAAACGCGTTGCTTCCGCTGTTGGCGAGGGCTCTGTCGTCATCTCAGATATTCACCGATTCCTGGCCGCCGAAGTGCCGGAACGCGATGCAACCGCAAACTAG
- a CDS encoding DUF302 domain-containing protein: MIRIIAGNPLTMKEMTRHTPEAGSYAPISILVFEQGEMTHLRYDTMESLLQPYGITEALTVARSLDASVIALMERAIAS, encoded by the coding sequence ATGATCCGAATCATTGCGGGCAATCCCCTGACGATGAAGGAGATGACGCGCCACACGCCGGAGGCTGGCTCGTATGCCCCCATCAGTATTCTGGTCTTTGAGCAGGGTGAAATGACTCACCTGCGTTACGACACGATGGAGAGCCTTCTGCAACCGTACGGCATCACGGAAGCGCTTACCGTGGCCCGATCACTCGACGCCAGCGTGATCGCGTTGATGGAGCGCGCCATCGCCTCCTGA
- a CDS encoding zinc-binding alcohol dehydrogenase family protein, whose translation MKAVGYTQPSPITAPDSLIDIALPDPVAKGRDLLVEVKAISVNPVDYKFRSFAPPFPGDTYRVLGWDAAGVVKAVGEGVTSFKPGDEVFYAGSIARAGSNAELNLVDERIAGRKPATLSFEQAAALPLTSLTAWELLFDRFGVQPGKPVGAGSLLIIGGAGGVGSILIQLARRLTGLTVIATASREETRKWCLELGAHHVIDHTVPFAGQLQALGIPAVEYIAGLTGTEVHYPGLVEVLAPQGHFGVIDDPKTLDAMPLKRKSGSLHWEFMFTRSLFTTPDILGQHLILNEIADLVDAGIVRTTVAQSFGRINADNLRKAHALLETGKSHGKIVLAGF comes from the coding sequence ATGAAAGCTGTTGGCTACACTCAACCATCACCGATTACTGCTCCTGATTCTTTGATTGATATCGCCCTCCCAGATCCCGTTGCGAAGGGAAGAGACCTTCTTGTTGAGGTCAAAGCAATTTCGGTCAATCCGGTTGACTATAAATTTCGCAGCTTCGCACCGCCTTTTCCCGGTGACACCTATCGCGTGCTTGGGTGGGATGCGGCCGGTGTTGTGAAGGCTGTTGGAGAGGGCGTAACGTCTTTCAAACCGGGAGATGAAGTCTTCTACGCCGGGTCCATTGCTCGTGCCGGCTCAAACGCAGAACTAAATCTGGTCGACGAACGAATTGCCGGTCGTAAGCCGGCGACGCTCAGCTTTGAACAGGCAGCGGCATTGCCGCTCACGAGCCTTACCGCGTGGGAACTTCTATTCGACCGCTTTGGTGTGCAGCCGGGTAAGCCTGTGGGCGCAGGAAGTCTACTCATCATTGGCGGAGCCGGAGGCGTGGGCTCGATTCTTATTCAGTTGGCCCGCAGACTTACGGGGCTTACTGTGATCGCCACCGCATCCCGCGAAGAGACCAGGAAGTGGTGCCTGGAGCTTGGCGCGCACCATGTCATTGACCACACAGTTCCCTTTGCCGGGCAGTTGCAGGCTCTCGGGATTCCCGCAGTGGAGTATATCGCGGGGCTCACTGGTACAGAGGTGCATTATCCAGGACTCGTTGAGGTCCTTGCTCCACAGGGGCATTTCGGTGTGATCGATGATCCGAAGACTCTCGATGCCATGCCATTAAAGCGGAAATCAGGCTCTTTACATTGGGAGTTTATGTTTACACGCTCTTTGTTCACAACGCCGGATATTCTTGGCCAGCACCTGATCCTGAATGAGATTGCGGACCTGGTGGACGCTGGGATTGTCCGTACAACGGTGGCTCAGAGCTTTGGCAGGATCAACGCCGATAATCTTCGCAAAGCGCACGCATTGCTGGAGACGGGCAAGTCGCATGGCAAAATTGTGCTTGCCGGTTTCTAA